From Variimorphobacter saccharofermentans, one genomic window encodes:
- a CDS encoding alpha-glucuronidase family glycosyl hydrolase has translation MCYNKGWLNYHRIEHYPDVDLLSKLYLCGVKDYLPGDITFTAVKELVNAINGMLNIDVEVDIQGQRELIPSDKYGIIIERCNPEKEEEFAEYKLVGDGFLLKQCGFHLLILARTESGIMYGVFELIRRIASNQSINQVEILENPKNPLRMLNHWDNMDGSIERGYSGNSFFFEDKEVVVNDRTKDYARLIASVGINGVVINNVNVRAEATELITDRYLGKLKEMADIFANYGIRLFVSANFAAPMEIGGLSLADPLDEGVANWWKDCIRKVYEAIPGFGGFLIKADSEGRPGPFTYNRTHADGANVLARALKPYGGLVVWRCFVYNCQQDWRDYKTDRARAAYDNFIGLDGKFDENVILQIKNGPMDFQVREPVSPLFGGLKNTNQMLEVQIAQEYTGQQRHVCYLIPMWKEVLDFNTYAKPEGAKIADIVSGRTYGQVNCGMAAVANTGNDYNWTGHDLAAANLYGYGRLAWNTDMSSEAIAKEWICMTYSYKDKVVNNLLQILLKSWPAYEKYTSPLGIGWMVNPNNHYGPNVDGYEYDRWGTYHRADRNGLGVDRTKEGTGYAQQYNEPNASMYENIETCPEELLLFFHYVRYDYKLKSGKTLIQHIYDTHFEGVSDVEDMIRSFEEIKSMIPEDVYQRVMERFAMQLDSAKEWRDRINTYFYRKSGVEDAYGRKIYK, from the coding sequence ATGTGCTATAACAAAGGATGGTTAAACTATCATAGGATTGAGCATTACCCAGATGTGGATTTGCTGTCCAAATTATATCTGTGTGGGGTCAAAGATTATCTACCCGGTGATATTACCTTTACTGCGGTAAAGGAACTGGTTAATGCAATTAACGGGATGCTGAATATTGATGTAGAAGTGGATATACAGGGACAGAGAGAATTGATACCATCAGATAAGTATGGAATCATCATTGAACGCTGCAATCCTGAAAAGGAGGAGGAATTTGCTGAATACAAACTGGTTGGAGATGGTTTCCTACTGAAACAATGTGGATTTCATCTGTTGATACTTGCCAGAACAGAGAGCGGGATCATGTATGGTGTTTTTGAATTAATTCGACGCATCGCATCCAACCAGTCCATTAATCAGGTAGAAATTTTGGAGAACCCTAAGAACCCTCTTCGTATGCTGAATCATTGGGATAACATGGATGGAAGCATTGAGCGGGGATATTCTGGTAATTCCTTTTTCTTTGAGGATAAAGAAGTAGTTGTAAATGATAGAACCAAGGACTATGCCAGACTGATTGCCTCCGTGGGTATCAATGGAGTAGTGATAAATAACGTGAATGTCAGAGCAGAGGCTACGGAACTCATTACGGATCGTTATCTTGGTAAGCTGAAAGAAATGGCAGACATATTTGCTAATTATGGAATCAGGCTTTTTGTAAGCGCTAACTTTGCCGCTCCAATGGAAATCGGGGGACTATCTCTGGCTGACCCTCTTGATGAGGGGGTTGCGAATTGGTGGAAGGATTGCATTAGAAAGGTATATGAAGCAATTCCAGGCTTCGGCGGTTTTCTAATCAAAGCGGATTCAGAAGGGCGTCCGGGTCCGTTTACTTATAATCGCACCCATGCAGATGGAGCAAATGTTCTTGCAAGAGCATTGAAGCCTTATGGAGGACTGGTTGTTTGGCGCTGCTTTGTATATAACTGCCAGCAGGATTGGAGAGATTACAAAACGGATCGGGCAAGAGCAGCTTATGATAATTTCATAGGCCTTGACGGAAAGTTTGATGAGAATGTTATTCTGCAGATTAAGAATGGTCCTATGGATTTCCAGGTCAGAGAGCCGGTATCACCGCTATTTGGTGGACTGAAGAATACGAACCAGATGTTAGAGGTACAGATCGCACAGGAATATACTGGACAGCAAAGGCATGTATGTTATCTGATTCCCATGTGGAAGGAAGTTCTTGATTTTAATACTTATGCAAAACCGGAAGGTGCAAAAATAGCTGATATTGTATCAGGAAGAACCTATGGACAGGTTAACTGTGGAATGGCAGCGGTGGCGAACACCGGTAATGATTATAACTGGACAGGACATGATCTGGCGGCAGCCAATCTATATGGGTATGGCCGACTCGCTTGGAATACAGATATGAGTTCTGAAGCTATTGCAAAGGAATGGATTTGCATGACTTATTCCTATAAGGATAAGGTTGTGAATAATCTGCTTCAGATACTGTTAAAATCCTGGCCGGCTTATGAGAAATATACCTCACCACTTGGTATAGGCTGGATGGTAAATCCCAACAATCATTACGGACCAAATGTGGACGGATATGAGTATGACAGATGGGGTACCTATCACCGAGCAGATCGTAATGGATTAGGTGTGGATCGGACGAAGGAGGGAACCGGGTATGCCCAGCAGTATAATGAACCGAATGCTTCCATGTATGAGAATATTGAGACCTGTCCAGAAGAGCTTTTGTTATTCTTCCACTATGTACGTTATGATTATAAATTAAAAAGTGGTAAAACCCTAATCCAACACATATATGACACGCATTTTGAAGGAGTTTCTGATGTTGAGGATATGATTCGGAGCTTTGAAGAAATCAAAAGTATGATTCCGGAGGATGTCTATCAGCGTGTTATGGAACGTTTTGCTATGCAATTGGATAGCGCAAAGGAATGGCGTGATAGGATTAATACTTATTTTTATCGTAAGTCCGGTGTGGAGGATGCCTATGGCAGAAAGATCTATAAATAA
- a CDS encoding glycoside hydrolase family 3 C-terminal domain-containing protein, producing MEKAAYLDETLSFEERAKDLVSRMTLEEKIFQTLYTAPAIERLGMKAYNWWNEALHGVARAGVATVFPQAIGLAATFDEDLLEEVADVISTEGRAKFNMQQKYNDLDIYKGLTFWSPNVNIFRDPRWGRGHETYGEDPFLSSRLGVRFVKGIQGHDKKYMKAAACAKHFAVHSGPEDIRHSFNAEVSKKDLYETYLPAFKACVQEAGVEAVMGAYNRTNGEPCCGSKTLLKDILRDEWGFQGHVTSDCWAIKDFHEGHMVTSTPVESVALAMNNGCDLNCGNMFGNLLYAVRDGSVKEETIDRAVTRLVTTRMKLGLFDKPENVPFNKIGYDQVDTIEHRMLNIKAARKSIVLLKNEGALLPLHKDKLKSVGVIGPNADNRKALVGNYEGTASEYVTVLEGIREYLGDDVRVYYSEGCHLFKDRISGLGAQNDRLAEVRAVCDMSDVVIGCFGLDPGLEGEEGDEGNEFASGDKPNLNLPGIQEDIIKEMVNSGKPVVLVLLSGSAISIPWEDEHIPAIVKGWYPGAQGGRAIADMLFGEFSPEGKLPVTFYRSTDDLPEFTDYNMEGRTYRYMKKEALYPFGYGLSYTKFELSNINVNSEEVEQGKTIHCSVDIKNIGAMPGAETVQVYIKVMLEGAPNHQLKALKKLYLNPGEQATVEFDLEDKTFGLYDDSGKLMLNETDYELYIGTCQPDSRSTTLTGTKPYCKVLKAHKTVELNK from the coding sequence ATGGAGAAGGCAGCTTATTTAGACGAAACGCTTAGCTTTGAAGAACGCGCTAAGGATTTAGTTTCCAGAATGACATTGGAAGAAAAGATATTTCAGACACTTTATACGGCACCTGCCATTGAACGACTTGGTATGAAGGCTTATAACTGGTGGAATGAGGCACTCCACGGAGTAGCCCGTGCAGGTGTAGCAACCGTATTTCCACAAGCGATCGGATTGGCTGCAACCTTTGATGAGGATTTACTGGAAGAAGTGGCAGATGTAATTTCAACCGAAGGAAGAGCCAAGTTTAATATGCAGCAGAAGTATAATGACTTGGATATCTATAAGGGACTAACATTCTGGTCTCCAAATGTTAATATTTTCCGCGATCCAAGATGGGGACGTGGTCACGAAACCTATGGAGAGGATCCGTTTTTAAGTTCAAGACTCGGTGTTAGATTTGTCAAAGGAATTCAAGGTCATGATAAGAAGTATATGAAGGCAGCCGCATGCGCCAAGCATTTCGCTGTTCACTCCGGACCCGAGGACATTCGTCATAGCTTTAACGCGGAAGTATCAAAGAAGGACTTATATGAGACTTACCTGCCTGCATTTAAAGCCTGTGTTCAGGAGGCAGGAGTTGAAGCTGTTATGGGCGCCTATAACCGAACCAATGGTGAGCCATGCTGTGGTAGCAAGACCTTATTGAAGGATATACTCAGGGATGAATGGGGCTTTCAAGGACATGTTACCTCTGATTGCTGGGCGATTAAGGATTTCCATGAAGGTCATATGGTTACCTCCACACCGGTTGAATCAGTAGCGCTTGCAATGAACAACGGCTGCGATTTGAATTGTGGCAATATGTTCGGTAATTTACTTTATGCTGTTCGTGATGGCAGCGTAAAGGAAGAAACCATAGATCGTGCAGTGACCAGGCTTGTCACAACCAGAATGAAGCTTGGTTTATTCGACAAACCGGAGAACGTTCCGTTTAATAAAATTGGATACGACCAGGTAGATACCATAGAACACCGGATGTTGAATATAAAAGCTGCCAGAAAATCAATCGTCCTGTTAAAGAATGAAGGAGCGTTACTTCCTCTTCATAAGGACAAGCTGAAATCGGTTGGTGTAATCGGTCCGAATGCGGATAATCGAAAAGCATTAGTCGGTAATTATGAAGGAACCGCTTCGGAGTATGTAACAGTCTTAGAGGGTATTCGAGAGTATCTGGGGGATGATGTTCGTGTATACTATTCTGAGGGATGTCATCTGTTTAAGGATCGTATCTCGGGCTTAGGTGCACAGAATGACCGTTTGGCAGAGGTACGTGCTGTGTGCGATATGAGTGATGTAGTGATTGGCTGCTTTGGTCTTGATCCCGGTCTCGAAGGAGAAGAGGGGGATGAGGGGAATGAGTTTGCCAGCGGAGATAAACCGAATCTGAATCTTCCCGGTATTCAGGAGGATATTATTAAAGAAATGGTAAATAGCGGTAAACCAGTGGTTCTGGTGTTGTTATCCGGAAGTGCAATAAGTATTCCCTGGGAGGATGAGCACATTCCTGCTATCGTTAAAGGCTGGTATCCGGGAGCTCAAGGAGGCAGGGCTATTGCTGATATGCTATTTGGTGAATTCTCACCGGAAGGGAAATTGCCGGTAACCTTCTACCGCAGTACGGATGATCTTCCTGAGTTTACTGACTATAATATGGAGGGAAGAACCTACCGTTATATGAAGAAAGAGGCATTATATCCCTTTGGCTACGGGCTGTCCTATACTAAATTTGAATTAAGCAATATAAATGTGAATTCGGAAGAAGTCGAGCAGGGTAAGACAATACATTGCTCTGTAGATATCAAAAACATTGGAGCTATGCCCGGTGCTGAAACGGTGCAGGTATACATTAAGGTTATGCTGGAGGGAGCACCGAATCATCAATTAAAGGCGCTAAAGAAGCTATACCTTAATCCGGGAGAGCAAGCCACTGTTGAGTTTGATCTGGAGGATAAGACCTTTGGATTGTATGACGATAGTGGAAAATTAATGTTGAATGAAACTGATTATGAGCTTTATATCGGTACATGCCAGCCTGATTCCAGAAGCACGACATTAACAGGTACAAAGCCATATTGCAAAGTCCTGAAAGCTCATAAGACAGTTGAGTTGAATAAGTAA
- a CDS encoding helix-turn-helix transcriptional regulator: MRILDGIYEKVDYQNNTSILLHINNTNDNYSIHWHTAIEMIMPIENIYTIVIGKTTYVLQENDILIIPPGELHELIAPPTGTRRILLFDFSLISNLRGLSNILTVLNQPRLINQVTAPDIHSRLMQLFHDITEEYTNKNTLREAAIYALIIQMFVLTGRKYMNTENLFPDVKLNKQREYIEKFNLIFEYINNNFTDGITLDTIAGVAGFSKFHFSRLFKQFTDMSFYDYLNQRRVKEAEKLLLDPTLAITEVAMRSGFSSIATFNRVFKSFKECTPTEFKNLYRRRNHTP, encoded by the coding sequence ATGAGAATATTAGATGGAATATACGAAAAGGTAGATTATCAGAATAACACTTCTATTCTGCTACATATAAATAATACAAATGACAATTACTCCATCCATTGGCATACTGCCATTGAAATGATTATGCCCATTGAGAACATTTATACTATCGTAATCGGGAAGACAACCTATGTGTTGCAGGAAAATGATATTCTGATTATTCCTCCCGGTGAACTTCATGAATTGATTGCCCCACCCACTGGTACCCGTCGAATTCTATTGTTCGATTTTTCATTAATCAGCAATCTTCGGGGTCTTTCGAATATATTAACCGTCCTTAACCAGCCTCGTTTAATCAACCAGGTTACTGCCCCTGACATTCATTCCCGACTCATGCAACTATTTCATGATATTACAGAAGAATATACCAATAAAAACACTTTAAGAGAAGCTGCTATCTATGCCTTGATTATTCAGATGTTCGTTCTTACCGGCCGCAAATACATGAATACGGAAAACCTGTTTCCGGACGTTAAGCTGAATAAACAACGGGAATATATAGAGAAATTTAATCTCATTTTTGAATATATCAATAATAATTTTACGGATGGCATTACTCTGGATACCATCGCAGGAGTTGCCGGCTTTAGCAAGTTCCATTTTTCAAGACTGTTTAAGCAATTTACTGACATGTCCTTTTACGACTATCTAAATCAGAGAAGAGTAAAAGAAGCAGAAAAGCTCTTGCTGGATCCTACTCTGGCAATCACAGAAGTAGCCATGCGATCCGGCTTCTCAAGTATAGCAACCTTCAACCGCGTATTTAAAAGCTTTAAGGAATGTACACCAACCGAGTTTAAAAATCTCTACCGTAGAAGAAATCATACTCCGTAA
- a CDS encoding glycoside hydrolase family 43 protein — protein sequence MRERVSNPILPGFYPDPSICRVGEDYFLVTSTFAYFPGVPIFHSRDLVHWKQIGNILDREEQVKLLGVDHSQGIFAPTIRYHEGVFYMITTNVSYGGNFIVTATDPAGPWSNPYFLEADGIDPSLFFDDDGKCYYTGTKPRREGARYYGDNEVFLQELDLNTMKLVGESYALWHGALRNVVWPEGPHLYKKDGRYYLLIAEAGTAHEHAVTVASGTDLKKPFEGFRCNPILTHRHLGKNYPIVNVGHGDLVETQNGEWYMVVLASRPYGGYYRNMGRETFLVPVTWEDGWPLINLGVGLLEDTVEVPNLTPAPTESVPEREDFDEDKLPFRFLYLRNPIMENYSLSERKGYLRMKMSPERISDTVSPSYVGIRQTGMSFILETKMEFTPAAENEEAGLVLLQSNQYHYRFVRKKAVDGDVLRLVKCREGKEEILKEVNLKDTNMDSSEMVLRAVADMQDLSFEYSVDGNNYHTLITNVDARMLSTDVAGGFVGNTLGLYCSSNGKQSSNYVDFDYLMYKNVLM from the coding sequence TTGAGAGAAAGAGTATCGAATCCAATTTTACCGGGTTTTTATCCGGATCCTTCTATTTGCAGGGTAGGAGAGGATTATTTCCTTGTAACATCTACATTTGCATATTTCCCCGGAGTTCCGATCTTTCACAGTCGTGACCTGGTACACTGGAAGCAGATTGGTAACATTCTGGACAGAGAGGAGCAGGTGAAATTATTGGGAGTAGATCATTCCCAAGGAATTTTTGCTCCGACCATCCGTTATCATGAGGGAGTATTCTATATGATAACAACCAATGTTAGCTACGGTGGGAATTTTATCGTAACCGCTACTGATCCGGCAGGGCCATGGTCCAATCCGTATTTTTTAGAAGCAGACGGAATAGATCCTTCCCTATTCTTCGATGACGACGGGAAGTGCTATTATACAGGAACCAAGCCTCGGAGAGAAGGTGCGAGATATTATGGCGACAATGAGGTTTTTCTTCAGGAACTGGATTTGAATACAATGAAGCTTGTGGGAGAATCCTATGCACTATGGCATGGCGCATTGAGGAATGTGGTATGGCCGGAGGGCCCGCATCTATATAAAAAGGATGGGCGGTACTATCTATTAATTGCAGAAGCAGGAACCGCTCATGAACATGCCGTGACCGTTGCCAGTGGAACAGACCTTAAAAAACCCTTCGAAGGATTTCGCTGCAATCCGATTTTGACACACCGTCATCTTGGAAAGAATTATCCGATCGTTAATGTTGGACATGGTGATTTGGTTGAGACCCAGAATGGGGAATGGTATATGGTGGTACTGGCATCCCGTCCATATGGGGGGTATTACCGCAATATGGGTAGAGAGACCTTCCTTGTACCGGTCACCTGGGAAGATGGCTGGCCGTTAATTAATTTAGGAGTTGGACTATTGGAGGATACCGTTGAAGTGCCTAATCTTACTCCGGCTCCCACTGAAAGTGTTCCAGAAAGGGAGGATTTTGATGAGGACAAGCTGCCATTTCGTTTCCTTTATTTAAGAAATCCGATTATGGAGAATTACAGTCTCTCAGAACGTAAGGGTTATCTGCGCATGAAAATGTCACCGGAACGGATTTCGGATACGGTAAGCCCCAGTTATGTGGGTATCAGACAGACGGGTATGAGCTTTATTCTGGAGACGAAGATGGAGTTTACCCCAGCAGCGGAGAATGAAGAGGCTGGTTTGGTATTATTGCAGAGCAATCAGTATCATTACCGCTTTGTTAGAAAAAAAGCAGTAGACGGTGATGTGTTACGGCTTGTGAAATGTAGGGAAGGTAAGGAAGAAATACTGAAAGAAGTAAATCTTAAGGATACTAATATGGACAGTTCCGAGATGGTATTACGAGCTGTAGCGGATATGCAGGATTTGTCGTTTGAGTACTCCGTGGATGGTAATAACTATCATACGTTAATAACAAATGTGGATGCCAGAATGCTAAGTACTGACGTGGCAGGGGGTTTTGTTGGCAACACACTGGGATTATATTGCTCCAGCAATGGAAAGCAAAGCAGTAATTACGTGGATTTCGACTATCTAATGTATAAGAACGTATTGATGTAA
- a CDS encoding peptidoglycan-binding domain-containing protein produces the protein MRHKNLVKTAAVCIAAVMAFTPVNASAATLLKKGSRGNEVKVVQSTLMDLGYFTYPKTTGYYGSVTVAAVKRFQKDNGLSADGIVGKITQKALLSINTQEETENALLYTVGMEQPDMKKMEEMITGALDWFKKVKYIWDRGEDAVVTDVDTGKSFKVRRTYGTNHADVEPLTKADSKIIKEIWGGFGWERRAVTVEIGNYLLAASMTSMPHAGVDSAPAGKYVSGRSAGYGRGTNLDAVKNNGVSGVMDIHFLNSRTHTTNVKQKSQQDMVKKAAKYIENRLFELANTEEFAEAVSE, from the coding sequence ATGAGACATAAGAACTTAGTGAAAACTGCAGCAGTATGTATAGCGGCTGTTATGGCGTTTACTCCGGTGAATGCTTCTGCTGCTACGCTTTTGAAGAAAGGCTCTAGAGGAAATGAGGTAAAGGTAGTTCAATCCACATTAATGGATTTGGGATATTTTACATACCCTAAGACGACAGGATATTATGGTAGTGTCACAGTAGCGGCAGTTAAGCGCTTCCAAAAAGACAACGGATTATCCGCGGACGGGATCGTGGGTAAGATAACACAGAAAGCTTTGTTATCGATCAATACCCAGGAGGAAACAGAAAATGCTTTGTTGTATACGGTTGGAATGGAGCAACCGGATATGAAGAAGATGGAAGAGATGATAACGGGTGCACTGGATTGGTTTAAAAAGGTGAAATATATCTGGGACCGTGGAGAGGATGCCGTAGTAACGGACGTAGATACTGGAAAGTCCTTTAAGGTACGTCGTACCTATGGAACCAATCATGCTGATGTGGAACCATTGACCAAAGCAGATAGTAAGATTATTAAAGAAATCTGGGGCGGTTTTGGATGGGAACGGAGAGCCGTTACCGTTGAAATAGGGAATTATCTTCTGGCAGCATCAATGACTTCGATGCCCCACGCAGGCGTCGACTCAGCTCCGGCAGGAAAATATGTCAGTGGACGAAGTGCCGGATACGGCAGGGGTACAAATCTTGATGCGGTAAAGAATAATGGTGTAAGTGGCGTTATGGATATTCACTTTTTGAACAGTCGTACCCATACTACTAATGTTAAGCAAAAATCACAACAGGATATGGTAAAGAAAGCAGCAAAATATATAGAAAACAGACTATTTGAACTAGCGAATACGGAGGAGTTTGCTGAGGCTGTATCCGAGTAA
- a CDS encoding cytochrome c biogenesis protein/redoxin: MTSDLISTSNLSFLLVFLEGLLSFFSPCVIPLIPVYMSYLAGNAKRTDSEGNITYERTKVFFHTLFFVAGISTAFFTLGLSFTALGNFFQNNRTLFTRIGGIIIILLGLVQIGLLDFDFLKKEKKIHLKLSEKRMNPLVAFLMGFTFSFAWTPCVGPALSSVLIMASGSSSSFVGNLLVLVYTLGFIIPFLLLGLFTTQALNFLKKHRTFLKYTVKAGGLLLILIGIMTFTGWMNSVSSYLNRFTPQLSQDSKDSIIEKDDVIVGPPEETPSEEKSNVEADGKIPSDTDSNTATVSPEQKEENTNAKQIIPAFDFTLTDQYGEEHTLSDYQGKVVFLNFWATWCPPCKKEMPDIEELYKEYGYNQEDIIILGVANPASDEYPNNGDVKKEEIISFLEDNGYTFPVVFDETGDVLRDYYISAFPTTFMIDKNGNIYGYVPGMMTKDMMNNVIQQTIEAAE; encoded by the coding sequence ATGACATCCGATTTAATATCTACCAGTAACCTCAGCTTTCTGCTCGTGTTTTTAGAGGGGCTCCTCTCCTTTTTTTCACCCTGTGTCATTCCACTGATCCCAGTTTACATGAGCTATTTGGCTGGTAATGCGAAGCGGACCGATTCGGAAGGTAATATCACATATGAGCGTACCAAGGTATTTTTCCATACACTGTTCTTTGTTGCTGGGATTTCCACCGCCTTCTTTACTTTAGGTTTGTCCTTTACGGCATTGGGCAACTTCTTCCAGAATAATCGAACGTTATTTACACGCATTGGCGGTATCATAATCATATTGCTTGGTCTGGTCCAAATTGGTCTATTGGATTTTGATTTTCTGAAGAAAGAGAAAAAAATTCATTTGAAGCTTTCCGAGAAGAGGATGAATCCATTGGTTGCATTTCTTATGGGGTTTACCTTTAGCTTTGCATGGACTCCTTGTGTAGGCCCTGCCTTGTCCTCTGTTCTCATTATGGCGTCCGGAAGTAGCAGCTCCTTTGTGGGGAATCTACTTGTCCTGGTGTACACATTGGGCTTTATCATTCCATTTTTGCTTCTTGGACTGTTCACAACCCAGGCATTGAACTTTCTGAAAAAGCATCGTACATTCTTAAAATATACAGTTAAAGCCGGAGGCTTACTTCTCATCCTCATTGGAATTATGACATTTACCGGTTGGATGAACTCTGTGTCCAGCTATTTAAACAGGTTTACACCTCAACTATCGCAGGACAGCAAGGATTCTATTATAGAAAAGGATGACGTAATTGTAGGTCCTCCAGAAGAGACCCCTTCTGAAGAAAAATCAAACGTGGAAGCTGACGGCAAAATTCCATCCGATACCGATAGCAATACTGCTACTGTCAGCCCTGAGCAGAAGGAGGAAAACACAAATGCCAAGCAAATCATTCCTGCTTTTGACTTTACTTTAACGGATCAATACGGCGAAGAGCATACTCTTTCCGACTACCAAGGAAAAGTCGTATTCCTGAATTTCTGGGCGACATGGTGCCCTCCCTGTAAGAAGGAAATGCCTGATATCGAAGAGCTCTATAAGGAATATGGCTATAATCAGGAGGATATTATTATTTTAGGTGTGGCAAATCCTGCCAGCGATGAGTATCCGAATAACGGAGATGTCAAAAAAGAAGAAATCATATCCTTCTTAGAGGATAATGGTTATACCTTCCCCGTTGTCTTTGACGAAACTGGAGATGTGCTGCGTGATTATTATATATCCGCATTCCCCACCACGTTTATGATAGATAAGAACGGAAATATCTATGGATATGTACCGGGTATGATGACAAAGGATATGATGAATAACGTAATCCAACAGACAATAGAGGCAGCTGAGTAA
- a CDS encoding endonuclease MutS2 codes for MLEKSIITLEFNKILEMLCNNAVSENAKAKLKELRPYLSEWEVNAKMMETTEARKILDHIGTPPLPTMKDIEMLLELAEKGSMLVPEQLTQFELFINSCKRMKGFMKRAESLNVGIAGYGGSIQELNELSNEIDATIRNNQILDTASKELKDIRRKIDQISTDIKTKLENQLRSKKEWFADSYVASRNGHYVLPVKREYKNMVSGSVLDISSSGSTYFIEPTAVSKLRDELSLMEIEEDNEERRILYTLSSMIGEHSAAIRMNIEIMESLDFIFAKGKLSLDMKAIPASINTSRYINIVNGRHPFLDPSEVVPLNFTIGGNITGVVITGPNTGGKTVALKTVGLLQLMVQSGLHVPCEGAELCMNNAVLCDIGDGQSISENLSTFSSHITNIIHILSCIDRDSLVLLDELGSGTDPAEGMGIAIAILEELISKGCNFIATTHYPEVKEYAAKTEGLQNARMAFDRESLKPLYRLEIGEAGESCALYIAKRLGLPKRMLERAYQEAYCKEAHISHQRMDKSFLEGASETELEKKPDVTPGRIIKQSQPKPVNSRSQRFNIGDSVLVYPQKKIGIVFSLANEKGEVGVQIQKRKVFINHKRLQLKVPATEMYPENYDFSIVFDSVANRKARRKMEKGHQEKLSIVYDNEKEIMQ; via the coding sequence ATGTTAGAAAAATCGATTATAACATTAGAATTTAATAAAATATTAGAAATGCTATGTAATAATGCAGTTTCTGAGAATGCGAAAGCAAAACTGAAGGAGCTGAGGCCCTACCTGAGTGAATGGGAAGTAAATGCAAAGATGATGGAAACCACTGAAGCACGTAAAATCTTAGATCATATAGGAACTCCTCCCCTACCGACTATGAAGGATATCGAAATGCTACTAGAATTAGCTGAAAAAGGAAGTATGCTGGTTCCGGAACAGCTCACACAGTTCGAATTATTCATCAACTCCTGTAAACGTATGAAGGGCTTTATGAAAAGAGCGGAATCCCTTAATGTTGGCATAGCTGGATATGGTGGTTCCATCCAGGAGCTTAATGAGCTATCCAATGAAATTGATGCAACCATCCGCAACAATCAGATACTGGATACCGCATCCAAAGAATTGAAGGATATTCGTCGTAAAATAGACCAAATAAGTACCGATATTAAGACGAAGCTGGAAAATCAGCTACGAAGCAAGAAAGAATGGTTTGCAGATAGTTATGTTGCTTCCCGTAACGGGCATTACGTACTTCCCGTAAAACGAGAGTACAAAAATATGGTTAGTGGCTCTGTGTTAGACATATCCTCCAGTGGCTCGACCTATTTTATTGAGCCCACCGCTGTGTCAAAGCTGAGAGACGAATTATCTCTTATGGAGATTGAAGAAGATAACGAAGAACGTCGTATCTTATATACCCTTTCTTCGATGATTGGCGAGCATTCTGCTGCTATACGCATGAATATAGAAATTATGGAGTCTTTGGATTTTATATTCGCAAAGGGTAAACTGAGCCTCGATATGAAAGCGATTCCGGCTTCTATTAATACTTCACGATATATTAATATCGTGAATGGAAGACATCCCTTCCTGGATCCATCCGAGGTAGTACCACTTAACTTTACTATTGGCGGTAACATTACTGGCGTCGTAATTACCGGTCCGAACACCGGCGGCAAAACGGTTGCCTTAAAGACAGTGGGACTATTACAGCTCATGGTGCAAAGCGGATTGCATGTCCCATGTGAGGGTGCTGAACTATGTATGAACAACGCAGTTCTTTGTGATATCGGAGACGGTCAGAGTATCTCTGAGAATCTATCCACCTTCTCCTCCCATATCACGAATATTATCCACATTTTATCCTGTATAGACCGGGATAGTCTGGTTCTACTGGATGAGCTGGGTTCCGGTACTGATCCTGCAGAGGGTATGGGAATTGCTATTGCCATTTTAGAGGAATTAATAAGTAAGGGCTGCAACTTTATTGCAACTACCCATTATCCGGAGGTAAAGGAATACGCTGCGAAAACAGAGGGACTTCAAAATGCAAGGATGGCCTTTGACAGGGAAAGCTTAAAACCCCTCTACCGTCTGGAAATCGGAGAAGCTGGAGAAAGCTGTGCTTTGTATATAGCAAAGCGCCTTGGACTTCCGAAGCGAATGCTGGAAAGGGCATACCAGGAAGCATATTGTAAAGAAGCTCATATATCACATCAAAGAATGGACAAAAGCTTTTTAGAAGGTGCCTCGGAAACAGAGTTGGAGAAAAAGCCGGATGTAACTCCAGGAAGAATCATAAAACAAAGTCAGCCAAAGCCGGTAAATTCCAGGAGTCAACGATTTAACATTGGGGACAGCGTCTTGGTGTATCCACAGAAAAAAATAGGTATTGTATTTAGCTTAGCAAATGAAAAAGGGGAAGTGGGCGTTCAAATACAAAAGCGAAAAGTATTTATCAACCACAAACGCCTTCAGCTAAAAGTCCCTGCTACTGAAATGTATCCTGAGAATTATGACTTTTCCATCGTATTCGATAGTGTTGCTAATCGAAAAGCAAGACGTAAAATGGAGAAAGGCCATCAGGAGAAGCTCTCCATAGTTTATGACAACGAAAAGGAAATCATGCAATAA